Proteins encoded within one genomic window of Equus przewalskii isolate Varuska chromosome 3, EquPr2, whole genome shotgun sequence:
- the DERPC gene encoding decreased expression in renal and prostate cancer protein: MKEPRIFPRERPTPWTRAPLPPRGRLDSSLGPQGGPVLNTGHPLGMNSDPFLMATGSLGGNLAPFPRNPSPFPTSSGSLASNPAPFPAGARDPSMATFPRGMNPTGTGAVSFPRPGGLLGPGPGPALNPRAGALPGPGPLSNPRLGGLPGPGPMSNPRAGGLLGTGPDPRSGGPMGPGSGPNLRAGVLLTSGNGPPNPRPVGLGPGPSPNLRSGFVGTNPGPRSGMFPGPGLGPNPRASGLGPGLGPNPRGGGLGPGSNVDTRASGLLGTGSGLNLRMAGPQGLDLAPILRAAGLLGANSASFSQASGNMGTSPSSMARIPGPIGPNSGPGSRGIGLPAPNPSPMSRAPGPIGPNSAHFSRPAGPMGVNANPFPRGTGSGGLNPAAFSQSSGTLASNPTTFQRSASLQGSSPAIFPRASGPLGPNPANFPRATGLQGPSPATFPRSTGPLGPGQVTFPRSAPGPLGSSPAGPVGINPAPFARPTGTLGLNPASFPRMNGPVGKTLVPFPRVGSLPGTNPAAFPRPGGPMAAMYPNGMLPP; this comes from the coding sequence ATGAAAGAACCCCGGATTTTCCCTAGAGAGCGGCCAACTCCTTGGACTCGTGCTCCGCTGCCACCTCGAGGACGGCTTGACAGTTCCCTGGGACCACAGGGGGGTCCTGTTCTAAACACAGGCCACCCACTGGGCATGAACTCGGATCCTTTCCTTATGGCAACCGGTTCTCTTGGAGGAAATCTGGCCCCATTTCCAAGGAACCCATCTCCTTTTCCAACTTCATCAGGCTCACTGGCTTCAAATCCAGCACCTTTCCCTGCTGGTGCTCGAGACCCAAGCATGGCAACTTTTCCAAGAGGGATGAATCCCACTGGCACAGGTGCAGTTTCTTTCCCAAGGCCAGGTGGCCTCTtaggcccaggcccagggccagctcTAAACCCTAGAGCAGGAGCTCTTCCAGGCCCAGGGCCTCTCTCTAACCCGAGGTTAGGGGGTCTCCCAGGACCAGGTCCTATGTCCAACCCAAGGGCAGGTGGTCTCCTGGGAACAGGTCCTGACCCCAGAAGTGGTGGCCCCATGGGTCCTGGATCTGGACCTAACCTGAGAGCAGGTGTCCTGTTGACTTCTGGGAATGGTCCTCCCAATCCTAGGCCCGTTGGCCTGGGCCCTGGACCAAGTCCCAATCTAAGATCAGGCTTTGTAGGTACAAATCCTGGCCCAAGGTCAGGTATGTTTCCAGGCCCAGGCCTTGGGCCCAACCCAAGAGCAAGTGGCCTGGGCCCAGGCCTTGGGCCAAACCCAAGGGGAGGTGGCCTTGGCCCAGGGTCTAATGTGGACACCAGAGCGAGTGGCCTCTTAGGCACAGGATCTGGTCTTAACTTAAGAATGGCTGGACCTCAAGGCCTAGATCTTGCTCCCATTCTAAGAGCAGCAGGTCTTCTAGGAGCAAATTCAGCTTCTTTTTCACAGGCTTCTGGAAACATGGGCACAAGCCCATCCTCCATGGCAAGAATACCTGGCCCCATAGGCCCAAACTCTGGTCCTGGCTCTCGGGGAATTGGCCTTCCAGCGCCAAATCCATCTCCCATGTCAAGGGCTCCTGGCCCCATAGGGCCTAATTCAGCTCATTTTTCAAGGCCAGCTGGCCCCATGGGGGTAAATGCTAATCCCTTCCCAAGGGGGACAGGTTCAGGGGGACTGAACCCAGCTGCTTTCTCTCAGTCTTCTGGCACATTGGCTTCAAACCCAACTACCTTCCAGAGGTCTGCCAGCCTCCAGGGCTCAAGTCCAGCAATTTTCCCAAGAGCCTCTGGGCCACTAGGCCCCAACCCAGCTAACTTCCCAAGGGCCACTGGCTTACAGGGTCCAAGTCCAGCTACCTTCCCAAGGTCTACTGGTCCATTAGGCCCTGGTCAGGTTACCTTCCCCAGGTCAGCTCCTGGGCCCCTGGGCTCTTCTCCAGCAGGCCCTGTGGGTATCAACCCAGCACCTTTTGCAAGGCCAACTGGGACTCTGGGTCTAAACCCAGCTTCTTTTCCAAGGATGAATGGCCCTGTAGGCAAGACTTTAGTCCCATTTCCTAGAGTGGGGAGCCTCCCTGGCACAAACCCAGCTGCTTTCCCGAGACCAGGGGGTCCAATGGCTGCAATGTACCCAAATGGAATGTTACCCCCTTAA
- the HAS3 gene encoding hyaluronan synthase 3 isoform X2 gives MVMVFISGSFPLFWAQPRENALTPIDWRCCLLPDPTSAFSLQMPVQLTTALRVVGTSLFALAVLGGILAAYVTGYQFIHTEKHYLSFGLYGAILGLHLLIQSLFAFLEHRRMRRAGRPLKPPSSLQRSVALCIAAYQEDPDYLRKCLRSAQRIAFPDLKVVMVVDGNRQEDAYMLDIFHEVLGGTEQAGFFVWRSNFHEAGEGETEASLQAGMDRVRDVVRASTFSCIMQKWGGKREVMYTAFKALGNSVDYIQVCDSDTVLDPACTIEMLRVLEEDPQVGGVGGDVQILNKYDSWISFLSSVRYWMAFNVERACQSYFGCVQCISGPLGMYRNSLLQQFLEDWYHQKFLGSKCSFGDDRHLTNRVLSLGYRTKYTARSKCLTETPTKYLRWLNQQTRWSKSYFREWLYNSLWFHKHHLWMTYESVVTGFFPFFLIATVIQLFYRGRIWNILLFLLTVQLVGIIKATYACFLRGNAEMIFMSLYSLLYMSSLLPAKIFAIATINKSGWGTSGRKTIVVNFIGLIPVSIWVAVLLGGLAYTAYCQDLFSETELAFLVSGAILYGCYWVALLMLYLAIIARRCGKKPEQYSLAFAEV, from the exons atggtaatggTTTTTATCAGTGGGTCGTTTCCCCTATTCTGGGCCCAGCCCAGAGAAAATGCCCTCACTCCCATTGACTGGAGATGCTGCCTCCTGCCTGACCCCACATCTGCCTTCTCCCTCCAGATGCCGGTGCAGCTGACGACAGCCCTGCGTGTGGTGGGCACCAGCCTGTTTGCCCTGGCAGTGCTGGGTGGCATCCTGGCAGCTTACGTGACAGGCTACCAGTTCATCCACACAGAAAAGCACTACTTGTCCTTCGGCCTGTACGGTGCCATCCTGGGCCTGCACCTGCTCATCCAGAGCCTGTTTGCCTTCCTGGAGCACCGGCGCATGCGGCGGGCCGGCCGGCCACTGAAGCCACCCTCCTCACTGCAGCGCTCAGTGGCACTCTGCATCGCCGCATACCAAGAGGACCCCGACTACTTGCGCAAGTGCCTGCGCTCGGCCCAGCGGATTGCCTTCCCCGACCTCAAGGTGGTCATGGTGGTAGATGGCAATCGCCAGGAGGACGCTTACATGCTAGACATCTTCCATGAGGTGCTAGGTGGCACCGAGCAAGCCGGCTTCTTTGTGTGGCGCAGCAACTTCCATGAGGCGGGTGAGGGGGAGACAGAAGCCAGCCTGCAGGCGGGCATGGACCGTGTGCGGGATGTGGTGCGGGCCAGCACCTTCTCGTGCATCATGCAGAAGTGGGGAGGCAAGCGAGAGGTCATGTACACAGCCTTCAAGGCCCTTGGCAATTCGGTGGATTACATCCAG GTCTGCGACTCTGACACTGTGCTGGATCCAGCCTGCACCATTGAGATGCTTCGAGTCCTGGAGGAGGACCCTCAAGTAGGGGGAGTCGGGGGAGATGTCCAA ATCCTCAACAAGTACGATTCGTGGATCTCCTTCCTGAGCAGCGTGCGGTACTGGATGGCTTTCAACGTGGAGCGGGCCTGCCAGTCCTACTTTGGCTGTGTGCAGTGTATCAGCGGGCCCTTGGGCATGTACCGCAACAGCCTCCTCCAGCAATTCCTGGAGGACTGGTACCACCAGAAGTTCCTAGGCAGCAAGTGCAGCTTTGGGGATGACCGGCACCTCACCAACCGAGTCCTCAGCCTCGGCTATAGGACTAAGTATACAGCCCGCTCCAAGTGCCTCACAGAGACCCCCACCAAATACCTGCGGTGGCTCAACCAGCAGACCCGCTGGAGCAAGTCTTACTTCCGAGAGTGGCTCTACAACTCTCTGTGGTTCCATAAGCACCACCTCTGGATGACCTACGAATCAGTGGTCACAggtttcttccccttcttcctcatTGCCACGGTCATACAGCTGTTCTACCGTGGGCGCATCTGGAAcattctcctcttcttgctgacGGTGCAGCTGGTGGGCATTATCAAGGCTACCTATGCCTGCTTCCTTCGGGGCAATGCAGAGATGATCTTCATGTCCCTCTACTCCCTTCTCTATATGTCCAGCCTCTTGCCAGCCAAGATCTTTGCCATTGCTACCATCAACAAGTCTGGCTGGGGCACCTCTGGCCGAAAAACCATTGTGGTGAACTTCATTGGCCTCATCCCTGTGTCCATCTGGGTGGCAGTCCTTCTGGGAGGGCTGGCCTATACAGCTTATTGCCAGGATCTGTTCAGTGAGACAGAGCTAGCTTTCCTTGTCTCTGGGGCCATCCTGTATGGCTGCTACTGGGTGGCCCTCCTCATGTTGTATCTGGCCATCATTGCCCGGAGATGTGGGAAGAAGCCAGAGCAGTATAGCTTAGCTTTTGCTGAGGTGTGA
- the HAS3 gene encoding hyaluronan synthase 3 isoform X1 — MPVQLTTALRVVGTSLFALAVLGGILAAYVTGYQFIHTEKHYLSFGLYGAILGLHLLIQSLFAFLEHRRMRRAGRPLKPPSSLQRSVALCIAAYQEDPDYLRKCLRSAQRIAFPDLKVVMVVDGNRQEDAYMLDIFHEVLGGTEQAGFFVWRSNFHEAGEGETEASLQAGMDRVRDVVRASTFSCIMQKWGGKREVMYTAFKALGNSVDYIQVCDSDTVLDPACTIEMLRVLEEDPQVGGVGGDVQILNKYDSWISFLSSVRYWMAFNVERACQSYFGCVQCISGPLGMYRNSLLQQFLEDWYHQKFLGSKCSFGDDRHLTNRVLSLGYRTKYTARSKCLTETPTKYLRWLNQQTRWSKSYFREWLYNSLWFHKHHLWMTYESVVTGFFPFFLIATVIQLFYRGRIWNILLFLLTVQLVGIIKATYACFLRGNAEMIFMSLYSLLYMSSLLPAKIFAIATINKSGWGTSGRKTIVVNFIGLIPVSIWVAVLLGGLAYTAYCQDLFSETELAFLVSGAILYGCYWVALLMLYLAIIARRCGKKPEQYSLAFAEV; from the exons ATGCCGGTGCAGCTGACGACAGCCCTGCGTGTGGTGGGCACCAGCCTGTTTGCCCTGGCAGTGCTGGGTGGCATCCTGGCAGCTTACGTGACAGGCTACCAGTTCATCCACACAGAAAAGCACTACTTGTCCTTCGGCCTGTACGGTGCCATCCTGGGCCTGCACCTGCTCATCCAGAGCCTGTTTGCCTTCCTGGAGCACCGGCGCATGCGGCGGGCCGGCCGGCCACTGAAGCCACCCTCCTCACTGCAGCGCTCAGTGGCACTCTGCATCGCCGCATACCAAGAGGACCCCGACTACTTGCGCAAGTGCCTGCGCTCGGCCCAGCGGATTGCCTTCCCCGACCTCAAGGTGGTCATGGTGGTAGATGGCAATCGCCAGGAGGACGCTTACATGCTAGACATCTTCCATGAGGTGCTAGGTGGCACCGAGCAAGCCGGCTTCTTTGTGTGGCGCAGCAACTTCCATGAGGCGGGTGAGGGGGAGACAGAAGCCAGCCTGCAGGCGGGCATGGACCGTGTGCGGGATGTGGTGCGGGCCAGCACCTTCTCGTGCATCATGCAGAAGTGGGGAGGCAAGCGAGAGGTCATGTACACAGCCTTCAAGGCCCTTGGCAATTCGGTGGATTACATCCAG GTCTGCGACTCTGACACTGTGCTGGATCCAGCCTGCACCATTGAGATGCTTCGAGTCCTGGAGGAGGACCCTCAAGTAGGGGGAGTCGGGGGAGATGTCCAA ATCCTCAACAAGTACGATTCGTGGATCTCCTTCCTGAGCAGCGTGCGGTACTGGATGGCTTTCAACGTGGAGCGGGCCTGCCAGTCCTACTTTGGCTGTGTGCAGTGTATCAGCGGGCCCTTGGGCATGTACCGCAACAGCCTCCTCCAGCAATTCCTGGAGGACTGGTACCACCAGAAGTTCCTAGGCAGCAAGTGCAGCTTTGGGGATGACCGGCACCTCACCAACCGAGTCCTCAGCCTCGGCTATAGGACTAAGTATACAGCCCGCTCCAAGTGCCTCACAGAGACCCCCACCAAATACCTGCGGTGGCTCAACCAGCAGACCCGCTGGAGCAAGTCTTACTTCCGAGAGTGGCTCTACAACTCTCTGTGGTTCCATAAGCACCACCTCTGGATGACCTACGAATCAGTGGTCACAggtttcttccccttcttcctcatTGCCACGGTCATACAGCTGTTCTACCGTGGGCGCATCTGGAAcattctcctcttcttgctgacGGTGCAGCTGGTGGGCATTATCAAGGCTACCTATGCCTGCTTCCTTCGGGGCAATGCAGAGATGATCTTCATGTCCCTCTACTCCCTTCTCTATATGTCCAGCCTCTTGCCAGCCAAGATCTTTGCCATTGCTACCATCAACAAGTCTGGCTGGGGCACCTCTGGCCGAAAAACCATTGTGGTGAACTTCATTGGCCTCATCCCTGTGTCCATCTGGGTGGCAGTCCTTCTGGGAGGGCTGGCCTATACAGCTTATTGCCAGGATCTGTTCAGTGAGACAGAGCTAGCTTTCCTTGTCTCTGGGGCCATCCTGTATGGCTGCTACTGGGTGGCCCTCCTCATGTTGTATCTGGCCATCATTGCCCGGAGATGTGGGAAGAAGCCAGAGCAGTATAGCTTAGCTTTTGCTGAGGTGTGA
- the CHTF8 gene encoding chromosome transmission fidelity protein 8 homolog: protein MVQIVISSAGAGGLAEWVLMELQGEIEARYSTGLAGNLLGDLHYTTEGIPVLIVGHHILYGKIIHLEKPFAVLVKHTPGEQDCDELGCETGTRYLVTALIKNKILFKTRPKPIITNVPKKV from the exons ATGGTACAAATTGTTATTTCCAG TGCTGGGGCTGGAGGCCTGGCAGAATGGGTGCTGATGGAGCTACAGGGGGAGATCGAGGCTCGCTACAGCACTGGATTAGCTGGAAACCTCCTGGGAGACCTACATTACACCACTGAG GGAATCCCTGTGCTGATCGTGGGGCATCATATCCTGTATGGGAAGATCATCCACCTGGAGAAACCTTTTGCTGTCCTTGTCAAACACACTCCTGGGGAGCAGGACTGTGATGAGCTTGGCTGTGAGACTGGCACCCGGTACCTGGTGACAGCACTCATCAAAAACAAGATCCTTTTCAAAACTCGCCCCAAGCCCATTATCACCAACGTCCCCAAGAAAGTATGA